The sequence below is a genomic window from Lolium perenne isolate Kyuss_39 chromosome 4, Kyuss_2.0, whole genome shotgun sequence.
ACTCACTATGATCCTATCCATAATATTCCAATGGCCTGTTGTGTTTAAATGTTTTTTTTTGTCAATTTCTTCATGTGATAGGTGGTCATGGAGGTCCTCGTGAAGACAACCCTACTCTGGTAATCTTACTATCTAGCATGACTTTTGCAGTCCAGTGTCCCGCATCCTTGTTTCCACCCTGGTGATACTTTTGTTCCAAGAAATCTACATAGTGGTGGTCCCCTTGGATTTGCGTGGAATTGGACTTTCTGCTTACCACTACCAAGGTCACATGCAACAAGATGATCATTTTGCCATTAACTATTCTCGTAGTGGTTTTCAAAAAGAATATCACTACTTTGGTTCGGTAGGTTATTAATGTCGAACACATCAAGTTGTTCCTCTTTTATTTATTTGCTATGCATTATCACTTTCCATATTATGCCTACATATGGTTTAACTACTGAACTATTTATGGTGTCTTCTTTAGGGTAATAGGGTGGGCACTTAAGAAACGGAGATTACGGATGATGCCGAATATGCAAGTATATACAAGGGAACATCAACAGTGCGCAATCACTACGGGAGAATTCCTGTACGCCGACGGCGAagcgatgtgccgacggccaaatgtcggggccgtcggcacagaagccTCCGGAACGCGGCGACAAGGATGGCCGTCGGCGTTAAATTGGCCGTCGGTACAGGCTGGaggtgccgacggtcaccgtcggcacagttctggccgtcggcacaggaccacggcacaacattttttttctttttttttcactaCAGACCTGTGCCGTAGGTTATACTGTCGGCATAGCTTTTTTCTATTTCTCCACGGCAGTCTTCAAAaaagcataactaaatcattctaaTTGAGAAAATTAAGTATAgtatatcaaattttgcagaaaaacaatatcaaaaatggaatatttcaaatacctaaacaaatcttcttagaaatgagctataatgttcgaggtttcatggctttcacacacgccaaaaatgaaaacatggtcatccgtgggtcggattagaaatccgcgtatGGAGTATTGCttaccatcctagggcccacacacgtgccaaatataacctcgtttcggcaaactatcCTGGCGAGGCTGTTTTCCAactcatttcccctgaaatccataaAACTCCGGATGTTTGATAGCCCTTTTTGCGAAGggttttttcaaaataattgccagATCCTAGTTTTGACAAAcagaatagttactatgacatataaaatgacacCGCGCAgctccgtgggattttttgacttctttcagattgccatctggccaaaacagggccctgagacatgcggtatcgccgtactgggtgtgcgggtgcacccattcgtgaacaaactaaacgggcaaaaattagcacatataatgatgcgtcgtagaactaaatttttttttcccacctcatttccgatAAAGTCAATCAGATTTAAACTAGGGGTActtgatctaatgctcatgatttttgggCAAATTAAGTTTGTAGGTTCAAAAtatgatatggatgtcatatttgtattcctcatttttctgatcaatttagacatattatttgccaaattcgcatttactgatattaattattccatattaaataaaaaagacaaaaaataaaattatttaatTGTTTTCcaaattctatattattattatttatatatattcattgttgtttacttaagtgattgtttagaattcaaaaatatagaggtgtggcatcacggtcaaagggttaatatgattgatatgatagtattaacaacaaggtgtcatttcattcatggaagctcatccgaagagAACTAAGAAGTTAAGTGCGCTGGGATAGGAGtattgtgaggatgggtgaccaactgggaagtttgactacaagtgcaatttgacctaagattaggtgtactaagtgtgattgtgaaagattaacaagtaaaaaaagaataagaagaaaattagaaaaaaaaaataatttgaattttttttggaatttttttttgaaaattttgaaatactatgCCGACGGCCAGTCTATGCCGACGGTGATCGGGCAATCCCCGACCAGAACTATGCCGACGATGctacgccgacggtcaccgtcggcacagcctgtgccgacggccttccTTGATGTGCCGACGACTGGCGGCCGTCGGCAGACTGCAGCTCTCCCGTAGTGAATGGACATTGTTCTGAAAATGAAGGGTGATGTTGCAAAGAATCATAATATGTGTGTATTTTTGTACTAACTTGTGTGTCAGTAATCTTGCATTTTCCTGGTTTTAATCTCCACATATTATTATGAAGGCCACATATCATTCAGCACTAGATAATATTTTAAGGTATGTTTGGTGGGTTTGATTTCCTGAAGTGCAACCCTTTTGCTATACTGTTCAGTTGGTCACTTCCCTTTCTTTTGCTAGTTGCTGCTAATGATGTTTGGATCTATCTGAGACCATTGAGAAATGAGACATGCTCATGCATGTGTTAAGGTAGTGCCGTATGTTCGTAATGATACTTGTAGTGGTCTTGCCATTGGTACCATGTTGACCTGCTCCATAGTTTCTTTGCGGTGATAGACATTTCAGGGATCCGCCGTCTTGTCCTAATTGAGTCTGAGCTTGTGAGCAAGCAGGCGGAGGTTGTATGCAAGATGTTGGTGGCGAAATTCCTCTAGCTCCGCCAGTGCCTCTTTGTTGTTTTGCTGTTACCAGTTCACATGTTTCTATGTGGCTCTGATGGCTCGCAAACTATGTTGGATGCTGTGATTTCAATAATCTTAAAAAAAAAAAGCATTGAGTCAGTTTTAGATAAATCTGACAAATCTCTAGTTAAAGTGTGGAGTTTTGTTGCTCACATGTGTATGACTGTATGTTATCGCAATGATTGGATGTATGTCAGTTAAGGCATCCAAACTCCAAAACGTCAAATAGAGGGACCTAAATGGAAGGATAAAAAACAAAACGATCCAACATCAGATAGTTTTGTAGTCGAACTGGAAGAGCTCAGTGGCTGACCCCAACAAAAGTGTGTTGAGGAGCATACACATGCTAAACAAATCGAAGACAAATTATGCTATCTGGTATTGAGATCAACATTGGTGTATGAGCCAGTGTATGTAGAGCTGTTGATTCCACTGCAAGGCCATGTATTGTTTACTTCTAGTTAGTTATTACATTCTTCGAGATAGTCAGGTACCGTTCTTTGATTTGCTTATCATAGGTTTGAGGCTGAGAGTAGGACATCGCTAGAACCTAATGAAGGATAATAAGTTCCACGTTATAGACGCATATCAGTGTAAAGATATAATCGTATCTAGATAAAATTCAGCTATTTATTTTTAAACGGAGGGCATTATTGTAAAGATACAATCATATCTAGATAAAGTTCAGCTATTTATATTTGATCGGAGGTTCAATTCGCTAAACCATCGCTGCAGGCTTTTATTTCACCTTTTCGTAAGACAATTATATGTCTAGAAATTTTCATAATAAGTTTTTTTCTCAACTGATGTGCATGGGTCGAAAAACATGGCGGAGATCTTGCCTGTTGCTAAACATAAAAGCTAAAAATATAAGGAGAGCTGACGGGGCAACTTGACACTAGCTATCAAATCCATTGTCGTCTAGCTCGGTTAGGATATCTCGCTTTCACCCAGACGACCCGGGTTCAAATTCTGGCAATGGAACATTTTTGTTAACCATGAGCTCGTTTAGTAGCATGCATGAAAGTTGGTAGATGCATGAGCTAAGAAAGATTTCTTTTTTCGTGGACACTAAATAACAGGGCCCAAAACTGCTTGCACAGTACGGACCTTAAAGCAGTTAAAAATGGCCTCGGGCCAGGCTCCACAGCTACGCCCGAAACAGCCATTTCTCCGGGGCAATGCCCGTTACAAAAGAAAACACGTGAAGATTCTCTTGGTTTTCAGTGCCAGATTGTTGAGCCCTCACATGGCAGCCTCACATGCACGCAACCACTACCAAACAGCCAACCCAAAATCTCTTCCCAGCCCAGAATCTTCAGCCCATGATACCAACCGAAGTGGGAATTACGTCTTTTGCACCGTTTCCAACGGGCCAGTCTCCACCGGGTCAAGAACGTGCGTTGTTTCGGGGCTAGCTGCGCGGAAACATGAACCAATCCATTTTCACATTTAGCCATCAACGCGCGCGGGTCATGAGTACATCAGTAGAGGTAGTTTTGGACGCGTGTCCCGGCTAACctggtgatgtgggcattacctttCGGGTAACTTGTATTGTGCTACCTCTTACGGCCCaactaggggcccatgaagatcatccattggccAAGGTGGACCGCCATGCCGGTTCCGAAGAAATATACTTGATGAACAAGACAAGAAGAcgaagaacaaggaaagtttggacgtaggactctttgtaacctagtcataCCCGGACAGACCTCTCGAGACATGGCTCGCAATATAAGGGTCAtgagagggtctgccgagggacacacaatcactttagccgtaaacacaagaagtaagggttttacctcatcgagggctccGAACCTGGgtaatctctctccccgtttgtttggtatccgatgtctcgtgttagcctgcaggatttcgtcaaccctaaaccccaaaaggtgggcattgccaaggagtaccctcgacaattggcgccatctgtgggaaacctgtcggtaCAAGGCACATCATCGGCAGCTCCGGTCACATCAACAGTGTTTGTTTTGACTTCACCAACACCTTCAAGTCCAAGAAACTCGGTTCGTTGCGGTTCCTTCAAGTACGCACCACGCACTGAGGCCTCACGCCCGATCTCTTCGGAGTTACGCGGCAATATGGATACAACCTTCGGAGgggtccacttcatcatcgattccGAAGGATTTCTCCGACTTCCCAGTTCAAATGTGTCAAGCCTAAGGACTTCGGCTCTAGAAACCATTGTTCCACTGACAGCTTCTGTAGGCCTACCCAGAAACAGCAGTGAAGGCAGAGGTCGCTTTGGTAGAAGAGAGGAGCGACGAAAGAGGCGAAGGGTTTCGACAATGCGAGAAGGGATGCTACAATGCGTAATCCAGCAAGAACTGCCTCCGTACACCTTATTTATCGGCTACGGAACAACATGATGCGCCATGTTATTTGCACTCTTATATCGACCCGAAGGATAATGTCGAGAAGGCCACTCATTTTACTCAgagattgtcggcagttcctcgacattCTGAAGTTCTGTGACGATTTAAGGTCTGAATCACATGCAAAAGCTCGTTCGGCAAAAAAAAGCAGTAGCTTACAGCTACCCGCAGCAGTATATACCAGGCGAAGATATTTATGTACCAACCGAAGTTTATCCTGCGTCTCGAGGTCAAGTGAACATGATTCATAAGACCAGTTTTTCGAAAAGAGAGGCCAAGAAGTTTTCACGAGAAATAAAATTTGCAGAAGTAGCTATGGCAGCGGTACCCGATTACATCGATTGGTCCGATCAAAGCATTATGTTCAGCAGAGCAGACCACCCGACGGCCGTTCCTAGGCCCGGGCATGCTGCCCTAGTtcttgaagcacagattggaggatataacatgagcaaagtgttcatggatggaggaagcggcatAAATCTTTTGTTCGCAAGCATGATTAAAGCAATGGAATTATCGGTCGATATGCTAAAAGAATCTGATACTGGCTTCCATGACATCATCCCAACCCAACCCGCTTATCCCCTCGGTAAAATTTCACTGGATGTCGTCTTCGGCACACCTAGCAATTTCAGAAAGGAGAAGCTCGAGTTTGAGGTAGTcgattgggaatcacagtaccacgccatcctcggcaggccagcGTTCGCAAAATTTATGGTGGTTCCTCATTACGCATATTTGAAgttaaagatgccaggcaacaatgggACAGTAATAACCGTTCACGGGAGTTTTTCTCGTTCGGATAACTGTGATAGAGAATTTCAGAAGATCGCTTCCAAGTTCGGAGTCAGGGAGGAACTCAATGCAATCGATGCAATCACCGATCATACACAACCACCTGATGATAATCGAAACACCAAATCCGAGGAGTTCGTCGTTACAAAGGAAGCAAAGAAGCATCAAGTGCACCCCTCTGACCTGAAGAAGACGGTCAATGTATCGGCGGACCTTATtaccgcataggaaagcgcgcttatcgagttcctccgtgagcgctaggaaatatttgcatgggaaccatccgacatgtcaggtattcccagggaactcgctgagcacgcccttaatgttgaccccaAAGCTAAACCGGTGCAGCAGACATTGCGTCGTTTCTCAGAACCAAAAAGAAAAGTCATcggcgaagaagttaatcggctccGAAAAGCTAGTttattcgggagctcaaggaagctgaGTGGGTAGCCAATCCAGTCATGGTAACAAAGAAGGATACAACAGCTCtttgcatgtgtatcgactacacaagtctcaacaaacattgcccgaaggaccaCTTCCCGTTGCCTCGCATCGATCAAATAGTCGACACTACGGCAGGCTGCGATCGCCTCTCTTTTGTCGACGCCTATTCGGGATACaatcagatcaagctcaagaaagAAGATCAGGAATTAACGGCATTCATAACTCCACATGGCGTTTactgctacaacgtcatgacctttggATTAAAACATGCAGGCGCAACTTATCAGCtgtgcatgcaagcttgcctcgGAGAGCAGATTGGCCGTAATATGGAGGTTTACATTGATGACATCATCGTCAAAACCAGGAATGCGACCACGCTCATTGACGATTTAAGGGGAACTTTTGATAATCTcgacagatacaaaatcaagcTGAACCCAAAGAAGTGCTTCGTCGGGGTACCAGGAggccaagtactcgggtactttattTCAACAAGAGGTATAGAAGCTAATCCCTTAGAgattaaagttgttcttgatatgGAGCCACCTAGAAGTCTACAGCAAGTGCAACAGTTGGCAGGACGATTGGCAGCTCTTAGTAAGTTAATTGCAAAACTAGGAGAAAAGGCCTTACCATTCTACCaactgatgaaaaaatctgaaaaattcgAGTGGACGGCAGAGGCGCAAGATGCCTTCGACAAACTGAAGAAGGTTCGGTCGACCTCTCCAGTTCTCGTAACCCCAAGGGAGAAGGAGCCAATGCTACTTTACATAGCTGCAACTGTTCAAGCCATCAGTTCTGTCCTTATCATCGAACGCGGAGAAGAAGGAAGAGTACATGGTCTGCAAGGCCCCGTTTATTACCTCAGCGAGGTACTCGCACCTGCAAAGCAACGATATCCTCAccatcagaagctggcatatgcagtatggagggAAGCACGGAAATTACGACATTACTTTGCAGAACATCCAATTGTTGTCGTCTCAGAAGCTCCATTGAAAAACATACTTACCAATCCAGAGGTGACAGGCAGAGTatctcaatgggctatcgagtTAGCACCACACGATATCTTCTATGTTAATCGAACAGCAATCAAATCCCAGATCCTTCccgatttcttggttgattggatCCAGTCGCAAATCCCGGCAGCACCCGATATCTCGGGCTCATGGACGATGTATTTTGATGGGTCTAAGCGTAGTTCAGGTGCAGGAGCAAGAGTAGAGCTAATCTCGCCACAAGGAGGTAAAATGAGATATGTTTTAAGGATGAATTTCTCGTTACCAACAAATAATGAAGCGGAGTACGAAGCATTACTACATGGTATGCGTATGGCCAAAGCATGTGGAGCTACTCGTTTAGATATCTACAGAGATTCGAATCTTGTAgtacagtgatacgtctccaacgtatctataatttctgatgttccatgctagttttatgacaatacctacatgttttgctcacactttataatgattttatgcatttttcgggactaacctattaacaagatgccagttcctgttttctgctgtttttggttccacaaaagctgttcgggcaatattctcggaattggacgaaacgaaagccaaaccttctattttatcgagatggacccagaacaccgaaggagagacggagaggggccaagggagccccacaccacctggcggcgcggccaagaagggggcgcgcccaggtatggggtgggcccctcgggacccttccgacgccgccctttcgcctatatattcctcgcgacgcgaaaaccctacatcaatcaatcatattccagaaagactccagggcgccgccgccatcgcgaaaccaagattcgggggacagaatctctgttccggcacgccgccgggacggggaagtgcccccggaagtcatctccatcgacgccaccgcctccatcatgctccgtgagtagttcccccatggactacgggttctagcagtagctagttggtactctgtctcccatgtacttcaatacaatgatctcatgagctgccttacatgattgagatccatctgatgtaatcggtgttgtgtttgttgggatccgatgaattgttacattatgataagtctatctatataagtttgtaaagttattgttgctgcaatcttgttgtgtttaatgcttgtcactagtgcacgagtggcatgatcttagatttaagctctataatcattgcttagattgtatctgcaAGTTGTTTGCacttgtctatgtccggaacccgaggccccagagtgacagcaactgggataactggaggggatggcttagatataaggatcacatgttttcac
It includes:
- the LOC127347335 gene encoding uncharacterized protein — encoded protein: MELSVDMLKESDTGFHDIIPTQPAYPLGKISLDVVFGTPSNFRKEKLEFEVVDWESQYHAILGRPAFAKFMVVPHYAYLKLKMPGNNGTVITVHGSFSRSDNCDREFQKIASKFGVREELNAIDAITDHTQPPDDNRNTKSEEFVVTKEAKKHQVHPSDLKKTVNVSADLITA